The following coding sequences lie in one Flagellimonas eckloniae genomic window:
- a CDS encoding alpha-L-fucosidase, which produces MNSKLLLVLFVASQVYFTNAQDASAVQNTSQQERMQWWSEARFGMFIHWGIYTKLAGFYKGKAQPNSAEWIMNRGKIPIAEYEKLTGEFNPTKFNAKEFVNLAKEAGMKYMVITAKHHDGFSMFDSKASDYNIVDATPFKRDILKELAKECQEQGIKFGFYYSQAQDWHHPGGMGNNWDKTFQRVSSDEYVYEKALPEVKQLLTEYGPIAIFWWDTPRKMTKEVVDSLYHITSALQPKIITNDRLGEDYPGDHKTFERHGPRYTPEAKYWELCQPISGSWGYRSDDDDFKSIATLIRNLIDQSSKGGNYLLNVSPTAEGTLKSEATERLKAIGSWMDKNSEAIYGTQASPTTEEPKWGRITMKTIDSKGLLYLHVYDWADGASLPIRLKNNVEACYLLTDKKRTFKTTSFENGIQVQLSGNAPDSIASVIVLKLKEMPNALPQKQLEQDKEGVVALPAFRAQYENLQGPGAQYDERKDCIGNWDSETARVYWKFTVKNPGTFNLMGQVAGKEDTEVIISINGKSKILKISVDGNPKKFKKLAMGSFTIDKPGEYEISFMPIARKWNPVNLREVTLQPINTK; this is translated from the coding sequence ATGAACAGTAAGTTACTTTTAGTACTTTTTGTTGCTTCCCAAGTATATTTCACTAATGCACAAGATGCTTCAGCAGTACAGAACACATCGCAACAAGAACGTATGCAATGGTGGTCTGAAGCCAGGTTCGGTATGTTCATCCATTGGGGCATTTATACCAAACTTGCTGGTTTTTATAAGGGTAAAGCCCAACCTAATAGTGCTGAGTGGATAATGAACAGAGGGAAAATCCCAATTGCTGAATATGAAAAATTGACTGGTGAATTTAATCCAACAAAGTTCAATGCTAAAGAATTTGTGAATTTGGCAAAAGAGGCTGGGATGAAATATATGGTTATTACCGCAAAGCATCATGATGGATTCTCTATGTTCGATTCCAAAGCCAGTGATTACAACATTGTGGATGCCACTCCTTTTAAACGTGACATTTTGAAAGAATTAGCAAAAGAATGTCAAGAACAGGGCATAAAATTTGGGTTCTACTATTCACAAGCTCAAGATTGGCATCATCCAGGGGGTATGGGCAACAATTGGGATAAAACCTTCCAACGGGTCAGTAGTGACGAGTACGTCTACGAAAAGGCGCTTCCAGAGGTAAAACAATTATTGACGGAATATGGTCCAATTGCAATTTTTTGGTGGGATACCCCCCGAAAAATGACAAAGGAAGTCGTTGATAGCTTGTATCATATTACCTCGGCATTACAACCCAAAATCATTACTAACGATAGATTGGGCGAAGATTATCCCGGTGACCATAAGACATTTGAACGGCATGGCCCCAGGTATACTCCAGAAGCAAAGTATTGGGAATTATGCCAGCCCATTAGTGGAAGTTGGGGATATCGTAGTGATGATGATGATTTTAAATCCATTGCTACGCTAATTCGAAATCTTATTGATCAAAGTAGTAAGGGCGGGAATTATTTGCTCAATGTGAGCCCAACTGCAGAAGGAACACTAAAATCTGAAGCAACCGAACGTCTAAAGGCCATTGGTTCATGGATGGACAAAAACAGTGAAGCTATTTATGGTACCCAAGCAAGTCCAACCACTGAAGAACCAAAATGGGGCAGAATTACCATGAAAACCATTGATAGCAAAGGGTTATTATATTTACATGTATATGATTGGGCAGATGGTGCGTCTCTTCCCATCAGACTTAAAAATAATGTGGAGGCTTGTTATTTGTTAACTGATAAAAAAAGAACTTTTAAAACAACTTCTTTTGAAAATGGAATTCAAGTACAACTTTCTGGAAATGCTCCTGATAGTATAGCTTCCGTAATTGTTTTAAAACTAAAAGAAATGCCCAATGCACTTCCTCAAAAACAGTTGGAACAGGATAAAGAAGGAGTAGTCGCCTTACCAGCTTTTCGGGCTCAATATGAAAATTTGCAAGGGCCAGGAGCGCAATATGATGAACGTAAAGATTGCATAGGCAACTGGGATAGTGAAACAGCTAGGGTATATTGGAAATTTACTGTCAAAAACCCTGGAACTTTTAATTTGATGGGGCAAGTTGCCGGTAAAGAGGATACAGAGGTCATCATTTCCATAAATGGCAAATCGAAAATTCTAAAGATTTCTGTTGATGGTAATCCAAAAAAATTCAAGAAATTGGCAATGGGAAGTTTTACCATAGATAAACCAGGTGAATATGAAATTTCTTTTATGCCCATTGCAAGAAAATGGAATCCCGTTAATTTAAGAGAAGTAACGCTACAACCCATCAATACAAAGTAA
- a CDS encoding glycoside hydrolase family protein, with protein sequence MIPNSIKYIFRYTTQYTVLLFIGLSVSCTAQNAIIDNLKEAPVHGGLEMEDYWVWGSSVIKGDDGQYHMYASRWPKMLPFHPGWMIASEIVHAVSKIPEGPYQFKDVALGYRGAQYWDGRSCHNPKIVKYKDTYILYYMGSTHPFEEVTQENISEFDLKSKWCIAGRWGKRVGVATSKSPNGPWKRLDAPILDVKPDSYYSFLTSNPSPLIKEDGSVVLLFKGRSYQEEGIKQSDMSIGVATAPSFDGEYTVVGTKPLFSMEHLGEVEDPHLWSDDEGFHLVAKDQRGLITGGKGDGLLAHSKDGIHWEVDENPRAYTKTVKWENGKTIKQGQLERPFVFVENGKPTHIFFATMDGPGGFGNGTKTWNMVIPLK encoded by the coding sequence ATGATACCAAACTCCATAAAATATATATTTCGTTATACCACGCAGTATACTGTCCTACTTTTCATCGGACTTTCTGTATCATGCACAGCACAAAACGCAATCATTGACAATCTAAAAGAAGCTCCCGTACATGGTGGCCTGGAAATGGAAGATTACTGGGTTTGGGGTAGTTCAGTGATAAAGGGAGATGATGGACAATACCATATGTATGCTTCACGTTGGCCCAAAATGTTGCCTTTCCATCCAGGTTGGATGATTGCTTCCGAGATTGTCCATGCAGTTTCCAAGATCCCCGAAGGGCCCTATCAGTTTAAGGATGTAGCTTTAGGATACCGAGGGGCTCAATATTGGGATGGTAGATCGTGTCACAATCCAAAAATCGTAAAATACAAGGATACTTACATTTTATACTATATGGGGTCTACCCATCCTTTTGAGGAAGTAACCCAGGAAAATATTTCAGAATTTGATTTAAAAAGTAAATGGTGTATTGCGGGCAGATGGGGAAAACGTGTTGGAGTGGCTACATCTAAAAGTCCTAACGGACCATGGAAACGATTGGACGCACCAATTTTAGATGTAAAACCCGATTCATATTATAGCTTTTTAACCTCGAACCCTTCACCTTTAATTAAAGAAGACGGTTCGGTGGTGCTGCTTTTTAAAGGAAGAAGCTATCAAGAAGAAGGCATAAAGCAAAGTGATATGAGTATTGGAGTAGCCACAGCACCTTCGTTTGATGGTGAATACACAGTAGTGGGCACCAAACCTTTATTTTCTATGGAGCATTTAGGCGAAGTGGAAGACCCACATTTATGGAGTGACGACGAAGGATTCCATTTAGTGGCTAAAGACCAACGAGGACTAATAACTGGAGGAAAAGGCGATGGGCTTTTAGCGCATTCTAAAGATGGTATTCATTGGGAGGTAGATGAAAACCCAAGAGCCTATACCAAAACAGTAAAATGGGAGAATGGTAAAACCATAAAGCAAGGGCAATTGGAACGTCCTTTTGTTTTTGTAGAAAATGGAAAGCCAACACATATCTTTTTTGCCACTATGGATGGTCCTGGAGGATTTGGAAACGGCACAAAAACTTGGAATATGGTCATACCTTTAAAATAA
- a CDS encoding sugar porter family MFS transporter, which produces MSKKIILWSITAALAGFLFGFDVVVISGADKKLQALWESSDSFHGWVVMGAALWGTVLGAIFGGFPTNKYGRKNTLIFIGVLFAISAIGSALADDPWVFAFARFIGGIGVGASTIAAPAYISEIAPAKDRGRLVALYQFNIVFGILIAFLSNYLLSGIGENDWRWMVGVEAIPAVLYILFALKVPKSPRWLLSQSKTDEAKEVMAIINPDIPIEEQITAFQSNSSESNTSETIFIKKYRFPLTLAFLIAFFNQFSGINAFLYYAPRIFEEAGLGESTALLSSVGIGVTNLVFTLLGVFLIDKFGRKTLMYIGSIGYIISLSLVSAAFFLGWTGMAVPIFLFLFIAAHAIGQGAVIWVFISEIFPNHLRASGQAFGSSTHWILAALIPSLIPTLFNHPMIGAGVVFLVFAGMMVLQFLFVAFMMPETKGKTLEELEGIILKKNT; this is translated from the coding sequence ATGAGTAAAAAAATAATATTATGGTCCATAACCGCAGCACTTGCGGGCTTTTTATTTGGATTTGATGTAGTCGTTATTTCCGGGGCCGATAAAAAATTACAAGCCCTTTGGGAATCTTCAGATTCCTTTCATGGCTGGGTGGTAATGGGTGCTGCTCTTTGGGGCACAGTACTTGGAGCTATTTTTGGGGGATTTCCAACAAATAAATACGGGCGTAAAAACACCTTGATTTTCATTGGTGTTTTGTTTGCCATATCTGCAATAGGATCAGCTTTAGCAGATGACCCTTGGGTATTTGCGTTTGCCCGATTCATTGGAGGTATTGGCGTTGGGGCATCAACTATCGCAGCACCCGCCTACATTTCTGAAATTGCACCTGCAAAAGATAGGGGGCGCCTTGTTGCTTTATATCAATTCAATATTGTATTCGGAATTTTAATTGCATTTCTTTCCAATTATCTCTTAAGTGGTATTGGCGAAAATGACTGGCGATGGATGGTCGGTGTAGAGGCTATACCAGCAGTTCTCTATATTTTATTTGCGTTGAAAGTGCCCAAAAGCCCCAGATGGCTGTTATCACAATCCAAAACTGATGAGGCAAAAGAGGTAATGGCCATTATTAATCCAGATATCCCTATTGAAGAACAGATTACTGCTTTCCAAAGCAATTCATCGGAGTCAAATACCTCCGAAACCATTTTTATCAAAAAGTATAGATTTCCTCTGACATTAGCATTTTTAATAGCATTTTTTAACCAGTTTTCTGGCATAAATGCCTTTTTATACTATGCCCCACGTATTTTTGAGGAAGCTGGTTTGGGGGAAAGTACTGCTTTGCTAAGTAGCGTGGGTATTGGAGTAACAAACCTTGTTTTTACGCTATTGGGTGTCTTTCTAATCGATAAATTTGGAAGGAAAACATTGATGTATATTGGTTCCATTGGGTATATTATATCCTTGAGCTTGGTTTCCGCCGCTTTTTTCCTAGGGTGGACCGGAATGGCAGTTCCCATTTTCTTATTTCTGTTTATTGCTGCCCATGCCATTGGCCAAGGTGCCGTAATTTGGGTGTTTATATCTGAAATATTTCCAAATCATTTACGGGCTTCGGGTCAGGCATTTGGTAGTTCGACCCACTGGATTTTGGCCGCCTTAATTCCTTCTTTAATCCCAACCTTGTTCAATCATCCTATGATTGGTGCCGGAGTAGTCTTTCTAGTTTTCGCAGGAATGATGGTACTTCAATTCTTATTTGTAGCCTTTATGATGCCTGAAACCAAAGGAAAAACATTGGAAGAACTGGAAGGTATAATCTTAAAGAAGAATACATGA
- a CDS encoding alpha/beta hydrolase has product MKKIVSLLICLSFSLQIFASKVDTLVVHSKSMNKEIKNVVILPDSYSKEGKALSVVYLLHGAGGDYKAWLGKAPNIKALADLHNVIIVCPDGEAKSWYFDSPIDETYKYETYISTELIAGVDKNYNTIASHKNRAITGYSMGGHGALYLAFKHTDVWGVAASMSGGVDIRPYALKWGIPDRLGNYSEYPEHWEKNSVINLVHLLGDKKLKFLFDCGVDDFFYEDNKRLHKKLIERKIPHDYIERPGRHDGPYWSNSIIYQMLFFKEFFTQETK; this is encoded by the coding sequence ATGAAAAAAATAGTAAGCTTATTGATTTGTCTAAGTTTTTCACTGCAAATTTTTGCGTCAAAAGTGGACACACTTGTTGTTCATAGCAAGTCGATGAATAAAGAAATAAAGAATGTGGTCATACTGCCAGATTCTTATTCAAAAGAAGGGAAAGCGCTTTCAGTGGTCTATTTGTTACATGGCGCCGGAGGTGACTATAAAGCCTGGCTAGGAAAAGCTCCAAATATCAAAGCTTTGGCAGATTTGCACAATGTGATTATTGTATGCCCGGATGGTGAGGCAAAAAGCTGGTATTTTGATAGTCCCATTGATGAGACATATAAATATGAGACTTATATCTCAACGGAATTGATTGCAGGTGTAGACAAGAACTACAATACGATTGCAAGCCATAAAAATAGAGCAATTACGGGCTACAGTATGGGTGGCCATGGCGCTTTGTACTTGGCCTTTAAGCATACTGATGTTTGGGGGGTGGCAGCCAGTATGAGTGGTGGAGTGGATATTAGGCCATACGCCTTAAAGTGGGGCATTCCTGATAGGTTGGGCAATTATTCAGAGTATCCGGAGCATTGGGAGAAGAACTCTGTCATTAACCTTGTACATCTTTTAGGTGATAAAAAACTAAAATTTCTCTTCGATTGTGGTGTGGATGATTTCTTTTATGAAGACAATAAAAGATTGCATAAAAAATTAATCGAACGTAAGATTCCCCACGATTATATTGAACGGCCCGGTAGACATGATGGCCCATATTGGAGCAATTCCATTATCTATCAAATGCTGTTTTTTAAAGAGTTTTTTACCCAGGAAACCAAATAA
- a CDS encoding glycoside hydrolase family 97 protein encodes MNCRATLIGSLLISMIFFSCNKLEVIQVKSPDGKKVFTLFPNKENGIDFSVQYNNHEVLLPSTLELVSKEISFSGDVSILKIENSSVENVWNSNFSELNIIPDNYNQLKVYLQIEDAKLNIICRAYNEGISYAYEVPEQNDITEIGLDENIHYNFNDNYPVWSTPKREKGTLTAQGEYKKIPLTELEEGSERPLLIDMGDSLKVALAEAKLVDYARLSFNKGTSSQYSILSTLDGKMGEQKQDTISGAIISERIKEGTKVHKKLPFQSPWRVVMMAENEGKLLENNYIIQNLNDPVAIKDVSWITPGKVLRETTLTTDGGFAAIDFVASHNMQYVHFDAGWYGNEMDNSSDATTITLDPKRSKGPFDIEAICKYANEKGVKVMLYVNRRALEKQLDEVLPLYKKWGVAGIKYGFVRVGDQDATAWLHEAVKKTAEHGMIIDVHDEYRPTGFSRTYPNFLTQEGIRGDEETVPNAHTLITMYTRMLAGAADNTVCYYNNRVSEMGSHASQLAKTVCLFSPLQFLYWYDKPAASPEKADGLWGDTKHIGIEPELEFFDAVPTTWDETKVLHAEIGEIGVIARRKGAQWYVGGINGETARSLKIDFSFLDTNENYSAKLYTDDETINTRTRVKIEQLDVDSSFILNLDLKANNGFAIQIIPNS; translated from the coding sequence ATGAATTGTAGAGCAACACTTATTGGAAGTTTACTGATTTCCATGATTTTTTTTAGTTGTAATAAACTAGAAGTCATTCAGGTAAAATCACCTGATGGAAAGAAAGTATTCACACTTTTCCCCAACAAGGAAAATGGTATTGATTTTTCTGTTCAATACAACAACCATGAAGTGTTATTGCCTTCTACATTGGAGCTTGTTTCAAAAGAAATTTCCTTTTCTGGGGATGTATCTATCCTAAAGATTGAAAATTCCAGCGTAGAAAATGTCTGGAACTCCAATTTTAGTGAGCTAAACATAATCCCTGATAATTACAATCAACTAAAAGTTTACTTACAAATAGAAGATGCCAAGCTCAATATTATTTGTAGGGCCTATAATGAGGGTATTTCTTACGCTTATGAAGTTCCCGAGCAAAACGATATCACCGAGATAGGGTTGGATGAAAACATTCATTACAACTTTAACGATAATTACCCGGTTTGGTCCACCCCAAAACGCGAAAAAGGGACTCTAACAGCTCAAGGCGAATATAAAAAAATACCATTGACAGAATTGGAGGAAGGTAGCGAACGCCCTCTTTTAATTGATATGGGAGATAGCCTAAAGGTTGCTTTAGCCGAAGCAAAGCTGGTCGATTATGCCCGTTTAAGTTTCAATAAGGGTACATCTTCCCAATACAGCATTTTATCCACATTAGATGGTAAAATGGGAGAACAAAAACAAGATACCATAAGTGGCGCAATTATTTCTGAAAGAATAAAAGAAGGGACAAAAGTTCATAAAAAATTACCCTTTCAGTCTCCTTGGCGTGTGGTTATGATGGCAGAAAACGAAGGTAAGTTGCTCGAAAACAACTACATTATCCAAAACCTAAACGATCCTGTAGCAATTAAAGATGTCTCTTGGATTACACCTGGAAAGGTACTTAGGGAAACCACATTAACTACGGATGGTGGATTTGCGGCTATCGATTTTGTGGCTAGCCATAATATGCAATATGTACATTTTGATGCCGGTTGGTACGGAAATGAAATGGACAATTCATCTGATGCAACAACTATTACTCTAGATCCAAAACGATCAAAAGGTCCTTTTGATATTGAGGCTATTTGCAAATATGCCAACGAAAAAGGGGTAAAAGTAATGTTGTATGTAAACCGTAGAGCTTTAGAAAAACAATTGGATGAGGTGCTACCACTTTATAAAAAATGGGGAGTAGCAGGTATTAAATATGGTTTTGTACGAGTTGGAGATCAAGATGCAACGGCCTGGTTGCACGAAGCTGTTAAAAAAACTGCCGAGCATGGTATGATCATAGACGTACATGACGAGTACAGGCCAACCGGTTTCTCTAGAACCTACCCTAATTTTTTGACCCAGGAAGGCATTCGTGGCGATGAGGAAACTGTTCCCAATGCCCATACCTTAATAACCATGTATACAAGAATGTTGGCTGGAGCAGCAGACAATACTGTATGTTACTATAACAACCGTGTAAGCGAAATGGGATCACATGCTTCACAATTGGCAAAAACGGTTTGCCTTTTTAGTCCGTTGCAATTTTTGTATTGGTATGATAAGCCTGCAGCTTCTCCCGAAAAAGCAGATGGTTTGTGGGGCGATACCAAACACATTGGTATCGAACCAGAATTGGAATTCTTTGATGCCGTACCCACCACTTGGGATGAAACAAAAGTATTACATGCCGAAATAGGCGAAATAGGAGTCATTGCACGAAGAAAAGGAGCGCAATGGTACGTTGGAGGGATTAATGGTGAAACTGCCCGATCCTTGAAAATTGACTTCTCATTTTTAGATACCAATGAAAACTATAGTGCAAAACTATATACGGATGATGAAACTATTAATACCAGAACCCGTGTAAAGATTGAACAACTGGATGTTGATAGTTCATTTATACTGAATTTAGACCTTAAAGCAAATAATGGTTTCGCAATTCAAATAATCCCCAATAGCTAA